A stretch of the Lolium perenne isolate Kyuss_39 chromosome 3, Kyuss_2.0, whole genome shotgun sequence genome encodes the following:
- the LOC127341282 gene encoding protein GET4, translating to MSRSLSLNMRSASRRDLPPPQKTIERLENMVEGGNYYEAQQMYKSTSARYTTCQRYKEGLDILQSGASIQLKHGQVTCGAELAVLFVDTLVKGQLPYNEETSGRIRKIYEAFPRIHMPHFLGDDYDDDGQKLSEAISAAKVRAEGCSSFLKAALRWSVEFGPSRNGSPELHVMLAEYIYSESPETDMTKVSSHFVRGNDPKKFASMLINFMGKCYPGEDDTAIARSVLMYLSLGNLRDANLLMDAMNEQLKSADLEFPKSDLIQFIKYLLQTLERDAYPLFKTLRQKYKTSTDRDPVFEEVLDEIAAKFYGIRQQNPLEGLFGDMFKM from the exons ATGTCGCGGTCCCTGAGCCTGAACATGAGGTCGGCCTCGCGCCGCGACCTGCCGCCTCCCCAGAAG ACAATTGAAAGGCTTGAGAATATGGTGGAAGGGGGAAATTACTACGAAGCACAGCAGATGTACAAGTCTACCAGTGCAAG ATACACTACTTGTCAAAGGTATAAGGAAGGCTTGGACATCCTTCAGTCAGGAGCTTCAATCCAATTGAAGCATGGGCAG GTAACTTGCGGTGCTGAACTCGCTGTGCTGTTTGTGGATACTCTTGTCAAAGGACAACTTCCTTATAATGAAGAAACATCTG GTCGTATCAGAAAGATATATGAGGCGTTCCCCAGGATACATATGCCCCATTTCCTTGGAGATGATTATGATGATGACGGGCAGAAATTATCCGAAGCTATTTCTGCTGCGAAAGTGCGTGCTGAGGGTTGTTCATCATTTCTGAAAGCAGCTCTCAG GTGGTCTGTTGAGTTTGGGCCATCAAGAAATGGATCTCCTGAGCTGCATGTTATGTTGGCTGAATACATTTATTCCGAGTCTCCAGAAACG GACATGACTAAGGTATCAAGTCATTTTGTGCGTGGAAATGATCCTAAAAAATTTGCTTCTATGCTGATAAACTTTATGGGCAAG TGCTACCCTGGTGAAGATGATACTGCAATTGCACGTAGTGTTCTAAT GTACTTATCACTAGGAAATCTCAGAGACGCAAATTTGCTCATGGATGCGATGAACGAGCAACTAAAATCTGCTGACTTAGAATTTCCAAAATCAGATTTAATTCAGTTTATCAAGTATCTTCTACAAAC GCTTGAAAGAGATGCTTACCCTCTTTTTAAAACACTTCGACAAAAGTACAAGACAAGTACAGATCGAGACCCTGTATTTGAGGAG GTATTGGATGAAATAGCTGCAAAATTTTATGGCATACGGCAACAGAACCCTCTGGAAGGACTATTCGGTGACATGTTCAAG ATGTAA